Below is a genomic region from Candidatus Omnitrophota bacterium.
AATAGTTTTTGCATTGCGTCGCGATACTGGTAAATGGCCAGCATTTCAGACAGAGATCCATTTTCATAATGTGACAGATGAAGAAAAGAAGCTGGCTTCTTCAATTTATAGTGAAGCGTCCAAAACTGCGTAGAAAATCTTATGCTAACCGACAATATATTCAAGTTGCTAAAGAAAGTAAGCAAAGACGAAGATCAGCTTTCCGCGGCTTTTGGTTTTTTGCTTAAAGAGGATAGTGAGATTCTGCGTCATTTCTTAAGCAAATTAGGGATTCAGCTTAATAAACAGGAACTAAAAAGAGTTGATATCGAAACGCTAGTTCCATATGTGTTTAAATCAAAAACTAGTATTATTGATCTCCAGTTAGAGATACCGGGCAAATATCTTATTTTTCTTGAGTCGAAAATAGTTCCAACCAAGACCGAGAGAATCATAGCTCAAATTAAGCCTTATAACGATATTCTCAGGCATAAAGAAGATGGGTACGAAGGCGGTACGCACTTAGTATATGTGGCGAAGGATTCGATAGATAAGCGGCAAATAGATAGCATACAAAGAAGCTTGTGTAGAAGCGCTAATGAATTTGAATTCTTTTCATGGGAAAATCTGTTAGCGCTAGTGGTGAGTTGTAAAAGAAAAAATAGGCGACTAATAGAATTATTTAGTGATTACATAGGAGACGCTATGCATAGTAAAAAAGTTATAAATGAGCAAAAAATCAAAAACATATCAGACGTTCTCGTCGTATTTACAAATCCCGCATTCTGGCAAATGACTCTCCAAAGAAATATAGTAGTGCAAAGCCGAAGTGGTCCTGATGCTCGCTACATAGCATTCCTTAGAACGCATTTACCTCGGGAAAGAAGCGGGATTACACATATAGCCGAAGTTGATTATACAGAATTAAGGCCAAGAAATGAGATGTTTGAAAAGGTAGACAAGGAAACAAGGTGTCAACTCGAGCAGCATATGAAAGCTCGAGATATCGATCTTGAAGGCCTACACAAAGCTTATATCCTAAAGCCAGGCTCATTAAAAAAGCTGCATCATAAAATTGATCATTACGGATCGGGGCCAATGGTTAAGTTTAGCGCAAAGATGGGTGACTTACTATGCGCGAAAACCACCAAAGATATCAAAAAAGGTAAAAAAGTATAAATTCCTATGTCGATGAATAAAATAGCATGTTTCATAGCTATGGCTTTCGACCATCCTGATACAGACAAAATCTACGATAGTATTTTGTTACCCATGTTAAAAAGCAAGAATATTGCTGCTCGAAGGATTGATCGCATACAGCATAATGATGATATTACTACTCGAATTATAGAAGAAATTAATTCTGCAGACTTTTGTATTGCAGACTTAACATTCGCGCGACCAAGCGTGTATTATGAGGCTGGGTATGCAGAGAGAGGCATACCCGTTATCTATATTATGCGAAAAGATCATTTTAAGCATAAGCCGGAGGATGAGCACGGTAATTTTAGAGCGCATTTTGACGTACAGGTAAAGAATATTATACCGTGGGTTAGTTACAATGACGCTGTCTTTAAAAAGAAGCTCAGGAAAAGAATAGAATACATAATGAGGCCCATTGAGAAGATGCGGAAAGAAATAGCAGTTCTAGATAACGAAAAACTTCATTTTGCTTCTTTATCGTTATTCGAAAAAGTTCAATATTGTAAGACAGAATTAGAAAGTTATTTTAGGAAATATAAATTTCATAAGTTTCCTAGAGAAAGGGAAGGGGATAGGCATAGTACTAGAGAAGAGAAAAGAGATGCGCAGTATTTAGTCAAAGGGCAAACTGGTTTTTATTCCGATAATCTGGTTTTTTGGAAACCATCCAAAAGTATTCTTCGCAATATTGGGTCTCACTATACCTACTGGTTTGGTGTAGGGAGTATTTATAAAACAATCCTAGAGAAATGCAGGAAGAATATCACTGGTCTCATATATTTTAGTGTAATAGTTTCTCCTAACAAGGTTTTAGCTAGTAGTATCGCAGAAGCCCTGAGTGGATATAGAAATGCAGCCTATAAAGATCTAAAGTACTTTTTTGTTGATGTTCGTAAAGAGCCGATCGAAATATCGAAAAATAAGACAGTCAAACTGAAAATAACCTCTCTATTCATTGTAATAGATAATGTTCAGTCCAAGCGAGATTTATCGCTAAAATATAACCAAATATTTGATTTTGTTGTTGATCAATCCGATAGGCTATTATCGAGAAGGTATTAGTATGTTGAAATGTCCACCTATTTGAAGAGGACATTAGCTATCAATTTGTATCTAAAAGAGTTGCATCATTCCTGGACAAAAAAGACAGGACAAATCGGACATTTTTCATAGGGACCATACTATGAGAATAGCGGAATTTCATTGATAACAAGGGTATTTCGGCTATAATAGATACTTGAGGATTTACATAGGTCTGTCCCCAGGTGAGAAGGGGAGCGACCCCATCCGCCTTCGCATTCAAGGCGTAAAGTGACAGAATGCTTCGGCGGATTTTATCCGCCATAGCCATCATGCTATAATATGCTGAAGGCGACGGCGGATGAGCCCGCCGAAGCATTCTGTTGCGCTCCGTTGAATGCGAAGGCGGGCCACTAAACTTCGTCGGATTGACTAATAATCTCGATCGACGCATCGAAGAACACGACAAAACCTCGAGCGCACATTAACTCATGCGAGTGGGACCCCAATTTTAAGAACCCGTTTAATTCAACCGGATAATTAAGAAGGGAGGGTTGTTATGCAGGCAACGTTAGATAAGGTATATGGCTATATAATACAGTATGGCTTAAGCTTATTAGCGGCCATATTGATCTTTGTGATCGGTAAATGGGTCGCTAAAATTGTCGCCGGCCTTATCGAGAAAACGATGCAGAAATCAAAGGTGGAAACTACCCTCGCCTCGTTTGCAAAAAATATGATTTACTATGCAATACTGATATTTGTGATAATTGCCGCTCTCGGCAAGCTCGGTATACAGACTAGTTCCTTTGTCGCAATTATCGGCGCGGCAGGCTTGGCTGTAGGTTTGGCGCTTCAGGGATCACTTGCGAATTTTGCGGCGGGAGTTATGATCATCATGTTTGAACCATTTAAAGCGGGCGATGCTATAGAAGCAGGAGGGGCAAGTGGTACGGTCAAGGAGATTCAGATATTCAGCACGATCCTGACAGCCGAAGATAAGAAGATCATCGTGCCGAATTCCAAAATTACCGGCGATAAGATAGTAGTACACAAAAAATAAAATTCGGTAACAGAAAGGAGGCAACCATGATGAAAAGGATAGCCGTATGGATCATAGCAGTTATGTTTTTTGCCGGCACGACGCCGATATTTGCTGCAGATGAAAGCAAAGGCGGCCCCGATCCCAACAAAGAAGCATATGAACACGCCAGTGAAAAAGCAAGATTTAAGAGAACTGAAGATTTGAAGGATAAAGATGCTATAAAAGCCGCAAAGAAAGCAGAGAAGGAAGCGGAAAGAGCCAAGAGGGAAGCCGAGAAGGCAAAAAGAAAGGCCGAGAAAGAAGCGAAGAAAAAACAAAAAGAGATGGAAAGAAAAGCTAAGAAGACGAAGAAAGAATTTGGTAAATAAAATTTTCATGGAGGGCATCAGGAAGCGCGCGCATTGCTCGAGAAGGCAAAGAACGCATTAGCTGCGCAGGCGAAAGCTAAGATGGAAGATGTGAAGAAACAGCTCGGCAGTTTTGGTAAGTAACATCCGAAATCGAAGAGGAGGTAGCTATGGGGGCATTGATAGGGCTTGTTGTATTGGTATTGGATATTATTGCTATCGTTGATGTCGCGAAGAGCTCCGTAGATACAGGGAAAAAAGCGTTATGGATCATATTGGTGCTCGTATTGCCTGTTATAGGCATGGTCCTCTACTTCCTGATCGGAAAGAAGAAATAGTTTAGGATCGTTTTAGTAGAATGGCAAAATGTCCGCCTATATATCCAAAATTTTTTGCTGCTTGAAATAAAAATGATTTCGTGATTTAATAGGAACGTTGTTATGTGGGGAGGTCGTAAAGCGGCCTGAGAGTTCCGCACGCGCTCTTCAAGCGCAGAGCGGATTACCCGATGAACCTGATTCTGCTATGCCCGTCACCGGTTAGGCGGTGGTAGGGCTTCGCAGGAATCATTACTACGAAGCTCAAAGCCGGATGGCTTTGAGCGAAGTAGAATGATCTGGATAATACCAGCGGAGGGAGAGGGGGCATGAGAACTGATAACCTTTATGCGATCGGCATAAGGGTTTTTTATTTTTCCGCAGCTATTCTCCGGATCTACTGAAATAGGGGGGGATATGTTTAAGAAGATAACGGAGTCTCAGGTAAGCAGGGCTATCGTAGGTGAGTTTACCAAGTGGTTTAATGAGTATATCGTTTCTGACGTTATGGTGGTAGGTGGCGGCCCCAGCGGCCTTATCGCAGCGCGCGATTTAGCTAATGCAGGCCTCAAAACGCTTATCATAGAAAGTAACAACTATATAGGAGGCGGCTTCTGGATCGGTGGTTATTTTATGAATACCCTGACCTTCAGGGCTCCGTCAGACACTATCCTTGATGAATTAAAGATAACTTATAAAGAGGTAGAGGACGGCTTATTCGTTGCGGATGGTCCTACCGCTTGCTCAAAGCTTATCTCCGCGACTTGCGATTCAGGCGCTAAAATACTGAACCTGACCAAGTTTGACGATGTTGTCCATCGCAATAACAGGGTTGAGGGTGCGGTCATTAACTGGTCGCCGGTCTCAGCCCTGCCAAGGCAGATCACCTGCGTAGATCCTATCGCCTTGGAGTCAAAGGTTGTGATTGATGCCACAGGCCACGATGCCTGGGTAGCCAAGAGCCTTGAGAAGAGAGGGCTCTTAAAGATCCAGACATACGGGCCTATGGATGTGTGTACATCGGAAGATCTCGTGGTCGAAAAGACAGGCGAAGTATATCCGGGCTTATATGTCATGGGTATGGCCGCGGCCACCGTTTATGGCA
It encodes:
- a CDS encoding mechanosensitive ion channel domain-containing protein codes for the protein MQATLDKVYGYIIQYGLSLLAAILIFVIGKWVAKIVAGLIEKTMQKSKVETTLASFAKNMIYYAILIFVIIAALGKLGIQTSSFVAIIGAAGLAVGLALQGSLANFAAGVMIIMFEPFKAGDAIEAGGASGTVKEIQIFSTILTAEDKKIIVPNSKITGDKIVVHKK
- a CDS encoding sulfide-dependent adenosine diphosphate thiazole synthase → MFKKITESQVSRAIVGEFTKWFNEYIVSDVMVVGGGPSGLIAARDLANAGLKTLIIESNNYIGGGFWIGGYFMNTLTFRAPSDTILDELKITYKEVEDGLFVADGPTACSKLISATCDSGAKILNLTKFDDVVHRNNRVEGAVINWSPVSALPRQITCVDPIALESKVVIDATGHDAWVAKSLEKRGLLKIQTYGPMDVCTSEDLVVEKTGEVYPGLYVMGMAAATVYGIPRMGPTFGGMLFSGRKAAGEIIKRLT
- a CDS encoding PD-(D/E)XK nuclease family protein — translated: MLKKVSKDEDQLSAAFGFLLKEDSEILRHFLSKLGIQLNKQELKRVDIETLVPYVFKSKTSIIDLQLEIPGKYLIFLESKIVPTKTERIIAQIKPYNDILRHKEDGYEGGTHLVYVAKDSIDKRQIDSIQRSLCRSANEFEFFSWENLLALVVSCKRKNRRLIELFSDYIGDAMHSKKVINEQKIKNISDVLVVFTNPAFWQMTLQRNIVVQSRSGPDARYIAFLRTHLPRERSGITHIAEVDYTELRPRNEMFEKVDKETRCQLEQHMKARDIDLEGLHKAYILKPGSLKKLHHKIDHYGSGPMVKFSAKMGDLLCAKTTKDIKKGKKV
- a CDS encoding PLD nuclease N-terminal domain-containing protein translates to MGALIGLVVLVLDIIAIVDVAKSSVDTGKKALWIILVLVLPVIGMVLYFLIGKKK